CTATGGATTGTGTCAGGGGTATGCTGGCACCAGTAACAAACCAGGAGGTCAGGGAGGCCATCTCTTCTTTATACACTGCGGTGTCGGTTCTGTTTGAACAACGTCTCTTGTTGATTCCATCTCGGGTGGAGGCTGAGGTTCGGGATGGGAATCACAACTTTCACGCGTGTGCTAGCGAGTTACAAGAGCTTCATCTTCTGCTTTGCCGAGGATGGGTGGTACGCGTCCGTCATATTCCGAGGGAGGCTAATGCGACACCTGATTGCTTAGCGGGTGAGGGGCTCAATTGTGGTGTGGCTTCACGGAGCTTGGGGATCCGCCTAGTTGTGTAATCTTGTTTTTGTGTAGGGATAGTTTAGCTTCTTAGTCGCTTTTTACTTTTCCAATatcctaaaaaaaaaaacagaaattcccaaactaaataaaaatagtttttatctaCATAAATAATGATTATCATTAGCTTCAAATCTCTATTTAAAAGATTATatcttcttcaatttttttaaaagatttacaaagattttctttcaaatttgaaataaGCCAACTAACTCACATTTCTCTCTCATAAACTCTAAACATGAATTTTCCAGCTCATGTGGggatattttattttactttccaCTTCATAAGCTTTAAAATAACTATTTAACTAAATTTTAAGCACAATCTCCTATTTTCCACAATTTTTcggtttttaaatttaaaacctAAGGCTCAAAAAATTATTTCTACGTCCCCGAATAATAGCCGACCGGTAAAGAAGCGCTTACATCATAATCCACCAATGGAGCAACTGCTAAGGAAACTTCCTCCACCCACACAGGTGAGGGCATTCCTAACAAGGAAATCAAAGACATGCTATTAGTGAGGAAATTGCTTCACATTCTAAAATTTTTTCCCTGATCAGATATTAACAATTTTTTCCTGATCAGATATTAACAACCACATTAGGTAAACAATTGCTTCACATTCTAAAAATATTAAGTCACTTATAAGGCATTCATCATTGAGATCTTTGATTGACATCCATTCTAACTAAATGCTTATCCAACATTGTTGGACAACAACAGTAGCAAGCTATAGGAACCTAGAATCTAGGTAACAAGCAAAGGTGAGTAGTCTAGGATTAAAACAAACTCTAAAATGAGATAAATGAGTCCAGAATCACATGGCTAATTTAGCATATACCTAACAATAACATCCTTAGGCATGTCATCCACATTACACAAAGTCGAAACTACAACTAGTAGCATGTTTGAATTGGCCCACAATCCAAAGCATAAGCTAAACTAGGATAGTAGCCTGTTTCCGTACGATGCACGGACGAGCGATTAtacattttatgatttttaattcTATAATTTAATAAGAGCGATTTTACATTTTACAAAACATAGAGAATCACAAAAGGAGAGAACATATATATGAGTTACAAAAGAATTCAGAAAAATTTAAGTTTCCCAACAAACCCTTTGTGCGTATAGGTTATCCACTATAGGCCCAACTCCATGAGTCACTGATCTCATATGGATCCACCTTCTTCCTGCCTATATTACTCAAGTACCTCCCATCTTGATTATTTGACAGCAGCAGCACCTACGTTCAACATATCAGGAAGTGATACCAATCAAGTAATACATGGTGGGGCAAATTGAAAGCTAACATATAATCCTAACCAAGTTGTCCAGGAAGGAGAAACATTAATTGGATAATATTCCCTGCTGCAACCTCCTATCTGCGGCCTCAAAGTTCAATAAACATAGCAATCTGGTGAAACAACAGAATAAAAAATCACACTTAGATATCACtccaaattaaaagaaatcaAATAAAGAAAACCACAAATCTCCAAAACCAAAGGAGTGTTTATAGGAGTGGAAATGTAAGAAGCCCGTTACTCTTAGATTGTGAAACCATAAATAGCATAAATATATATAGGACTAACTATTTTTAACTACAACACGAAGTAAATCTTTGTCTAGCAGAGTTGTTTGTTctggagagaaaaaaaaatggtaagGAAAAACAACCAACAAATGATGAAAACAACCACTCTGATCACGTTATACAAAGAATGAAAAAATGAATGATGAGGAAGACAATCCCCTTTACTACATACTTAACTGAATGCAGATATACTATTGCACTCCAGTATTCCACCTTTAGTTCCCTTTTTTTCAGGTAGCTCAGGTATCATCCCTAAACTTTTGATATGTAACAGAATTATCTACTAAACCCTCACTATAAATGGGGGGAATACATTGCGATCATACTTAAGTTTCAAATCGTGGAATACACTGTTCAATCATTCCAACTCTAGAGTAGATAACTCCAAAGAGGAACTTATTAACATATCTCTTAGTTTAACGGTCCAATTGGGTTAATTTTAAATCATAAGTTGATGAAAAGGAATTTTACTACCAGCACTATTATTGGTAGGAGATCCATTTCATAAGGCAATCAAGAGACTCAAAACCAAAGATCAGAGAAGGCAATACCACACATGATTTACAAAGCACTGAAGCTTGGCAaaagattttcaaacatgctccagtaggttttgaattttggtgctactattttattttttgaatattGACCCCTTTTAGTCAGTTTAGTTAATAATGTTTCTATTTGGCTGTTTTTTAATTACTGGGAAAATTATTGGATCAGGGGTTGGTATGATGAAGGAAAGGTTTGCAAAATTGTTGCTTGGTGAAGACATGTCAGGATCTGGAAAAGGAGTTTGCACTGCTTTGGCCATTTCAAATGCTATTACTAATCTGTGTGGTACGGTTTCTTCGTAACATTGATATATGCTCATGCTGTGTTTGAGAAAATGTTACACTTTTTGCATTGGCAAATGCTTCAAGTATTTTGTTCTAGATTGAATTTTAATGTTGTTGTAATAATTGATTCAATTTGGATTGTTAATGCAATGTGTAGCTACTGTATTTGGACAATTATGGAGACTAGAACCCCTCCCTTGTGAAAAGAAAGCAATGTGGCGGCGAGAGATGGAGTGGCTGGTTTGTGTTAGTGATCACATTGTTGAGTTGATGCCTTCTTGGCAAACATTCCCAGATGGAAGTAAGCTGGAGGATTGAGTTCTCATCTGTGACTTCATTTATCTTTTAACCAAATGATTATCCCTAGGCCCTTCCCTCTTTACACTGATTCCAAATTCCAATCAACAGTGGTATTAGAATTGTGATGTTTCTATTTGTATGTTTGtatctcagaatcaattctgacaccagaaACTTCttctcagaattgattttaactttagaatcaattgtagaaagattTACGAAAATACAATAACATGGTGTGTTCTGCAGGTAATGACTTGCAGGCCAAGGTCAGATCTTTTTATCAATCTACCAGCTCTGCAAAAACTTGATAACATGCTTCTTGTAAGTATTGGATCCCATTCTTTCATGGTATACTAGTAACTGGTTGTTGGTAAGTAAATGATAAAAAATTCTGATTCTGAGGCTTTCGTGTACATTATCACAGGACATTTTAGATAGTTACAAAGCTAAGGAGTTTTGGTATGTTGACCAAGGAATTGTATCCCAAGATGCAGATGGATCAGCTTCTTTTCGCAAAAGAATTCAGCGAGAAGAAGAGAAATGGTGGCTCCCCGTGCCTCAAGTTCCCCCTGCTGGTCTCAGTGACAACTCAAGAAAGCAGTTGAATCACACAAGAGAATGTGCAAGCCAAATACTCAAAGCAGCCATGAGTATCAATGGCAATGCTTTAGCTGAAATGGAAGTTCCTGAGTCATATCTAGAAGCCCTTCCTAAGGTCCGATTTCCAACATTAACAGAATTTGATATCTTTGTCTGATTAATACAACTAGGCTGAAAAGTAAATGTGATTGATCAAATTCACTACAAATTTAGTAAGGAAACACTCATAGACTCTTAACTTTGCTTCATCATTAACTCAAGAAGCAAAAAGTATTCTATTAGTTCCATGCAAATTTAGTTCCGTggttaagtgcatgtttgaaaattcttccACAACAGATTCTAAAACCAAAATTAATTAGGGGGAGAAGCTTCcgtgtgtcagaattgattttgagggaATAGAAACTAGTCCAAACTCCAAACATGCTAAAAATCTCTCATAACCTCTTTTTCTAGTCCTGCCAAGTTTCCAACCACACTTTATACAGTCTTATATGACATTGTTTTCAAATTTATATCTGGGTATTTCACAAAGAGTTCATTCAAGATACATGATACATTATCTGAACTTTCAGAATGGAAGAACTTGCTTAGGGGATTTCATTTACCGTTACATCACATCAGAGCAATTCTCTTCGGAATGCCTGCTTGATTGCTTAGACCTCTCCTCTGAGCATGTTGCACTAGAGATTGCTAACCGTGTTGAAGCTTCAATTCATGTATGGCGTCGAAGAGGTCACTCTAGACCCCCACCGAATCCTAGCCGTTCAACTACAAAGTCATCATGGGAAATTGTCaaggacttcatggctgatggAGACAAGAGAGAGTTGCTGGCAGAAAGAGCTGAAAATATTCTACTTTCATTGAGCAGCGATTCCCGGGATTAACTCAAACTACCTTGGATACCAGCAAAATCCAGTGCAACAAGGTTCCATTTcccttctctttctttttaattgcaatttttctctctttctatcaCATCCATTGTATATCACATCCTttacttctctcttttctctttctcaCTCTGGATATCTgtctgttagaatataatataaaaccattaaagttgcccttacccaacagcttaagcttttgggttaagtggttatttgacactGTCAAGTGTCTGCATAATACGAATGTCTACGAATAATTTTACTTGCATCATTGTAATCTTTTAATCACATTATCTTAATTGTAATCTTTCTTTTAAACATTCAGGATGTTGGAAAAGCCATCCTAGAGGGCTATTCAAGAGTTCTGGAGAGCATGGCATTTAACATTGTAGCTCGTATAGATGATTTGCTATATGTGGATGACTTGACAAAACATTCAGATAGGTTTCCATTGGTGCCACCGACAGTTAATGTGGTTTCTCAGCAGAAGCTTTCGCGTTCAATGGCAGTGTCTGTCTCAGGCACTCCGCACAAAGCATTATCACCTGTGCCTCTAATTAGTCCGGCAAGGGGAGATAGAGAGAGAACTCCTTTCCTCAACATCAACAATAACAACATCATCAAACCTCAACGTCGTGGCTTTGGCGTGCGAAGAGCATTGCCAAATTATCTTGGAGGAGAGACCAAAGCAACAAAGATGTTTAGCAATGCAACTGAAGTTTATGGTACAAACCCAAATTGCAATAAAGCAGAACAGCCAGAATGTCAGAAGGAATCGCATGACATGAGGAGCAAGACAAAATGATGGTTGTATAGGAAAGAAGTTTATTAACCTGCAGAAACTTTTGTTAGCATGTATGGCTCCCTTTCATTGTATCATTTACAACTAGTATCTATTGTTagttgaaaagaagaaaaaatatctGTTAGTTGAAATAGGAATTCATAGTTCATTGAGGTTATTACATTCTCTTACTGAAATCTGTAATGGTCCAATTCATAAGACCAAATGTATCAATTAGAAGATTGTATTCAGATTAAGATTATGCTGTTAGAGTTCATGGTTTTCTTTATCTGCTACTTATTCTTTTAAGTGTGTTCTTCATTTTGTTTGGTAACCAAAATATTAGGGTGAGTTAGCAGAGATGAAGCCATAAATAACAAATTGATGACTAACAACTAGCTACCTAACAGATTAACTAATTAATAAACAGATAACTAACACCACGCTACCTAACAAATTTAACTACCTCATTATGGATGGATTCACATCTTAGAAGCAAATTTAGAAAATAGGGAGAGCTTTGGTTAGAATATCAACAAGTTGATGATGAGTCTGAACATGAATGATATATCTTCATTATGATTAGTGAGCAGGAGTTGGTTGTGGAATCATTTTTTGGTTGGAGATGTTGTTGTACTCATTACTTTGACAGTAAGACTTTTCTTGACTAGGTCATGTATTGCAGCTCTCACAATAAGGGGATATTTCACATTAAAAACTTGATGTGTTTTTATGCAATTTAGTCATTTGTTTGGTTTTAGGATAATTCTTATGCTCTTCACGTAGGAAAAGTGAATTTAGTCATGCGATATTCTATTGCCTCCTTTCAATGTGCTTGTCATTTTTCAAGAATATCAACAGTAGGTTATGGATAAGCGGCCGAGATGACGAgtccaactttttttttgataggcaaatgttagtggttagttgttagtaagttagaaaattccttcaattttcccttccaggattcgaaccctggaccttcccctccacaactcttatgtcccctagctcttaccatttgagctaaccctcggggacaCGAGTTCAACTTAGAGACAGACTTCCCCTTTTAAAGCTCGGCGTCTCAGGGGCTTATGCACCCACCTGGTAAACAATCGAGTTCAATTTCCTCAATAGGTTGGTCACATTCTAGCTTTGTGAATTAAGTCTTTATTTATATAATGTGACCGAGTATACCTATAGCTTAGATATTGGTGGATCACTTTTGAAAAGATGATTAATTAATAAAGAAAAGTCATTTACGAGCATTAGTTACATAAGAATACACAGACATGAGCACACTCAAAAGAAAGCAAGAAGTATTATTATCACTAGTCATAGCAATAACCTAAACTACAGGAGGGATGCTTCGCCCAAACTCCATACTAGAAGAGGATCACATCATTGATATCATTGATATAAAACAAAAGTCTTAAACTTAAAGGCTGGTTATCCAAATATAAAAGTTTTCATAAATTATACAAAGCACAAAAAGTTTTGGCTCCATGCAACTGTTGCGGTATGACTGGCTGGTTGACTCCATGTACTACACTCGCAGGATACATATTTTACCTTAACTTATTTATTTCCAAAGAAGCAGCATGAGCTTTTCGTCCTGCAAAAGTAATGTCAACAAATCCATGTTTATGAGCTGAgctacattaattaataatgaatcaattatgaatatatatatgCTTTTAATTACATGGGATGATGGGGAGGAATAGATACCTGTCCGTGGGAtgctgagtttttttttaacatatgGTGTGGTGATGTCAATAATAAAGGGAACCTGCATAAATCgaaaataatattattgatGCACTAATTAAACAGTGAGTAAATTATGTTTACTGATATTTATAACTTAattagttgattttttttttaattcctttAGCTACTATACGTACCTTCCCACCAGTTCCCTCTTGAAGCGCTGCTTGAGTCATTACCATTGGGATCACCATCTTCCTTATCTTTCTTGAACTGCAATTAGAGGTGAAAAATTATCAGAGTATTACAATTTACTACTTGtggtttcttaaattatatattttcccATGATTATGAAGTCAAAGTTGTATGTTGAACTGAATGGTAAATTTTCCTTCTCCTTTTTGTTGCTGTGCCCGGTCTGAAAAATTATGGTTTGTGAAGTTGTGGTGAAGGCTTAAATTATGCAGAataattgttgatgaagaaaGATGTTATATTTATTGTTAAATTcaagtaaatatataaaaaggtataaaagtaattttaatcaTAAAATCTCTTCCCCACCCTCATGAACCAAAAAAAGAAGATATTtttcctcccctcccctcctatgaaccaaacgtaataagtattaaaatccctcccctccattaaaatccctcccctcccctcctttgaaccaaacaGGGGCTAAGAGTCCCAATTAGGGATGTCAATGGGTACGGGTGGGCATGGATAGTATATACCCACCACCCACTCCGCATGTAAGAATTTATACCCATACCCGCTCCATACTCACATGGATATACATTAAGTGGGTTTTAATCGGATTTTAAGATATCCGTGGATATCCATGGGCACCCAACACCCATGAACATAAATGGATTCACATAtatttattcaaaataaaattatattaaaaataaaatttaagattgGACTTTACAATCAATCAATGTGTAAAGGAAAATACTTCTTTTCTACCTTTTTTTTGGTCTAATGGCTTCTTGTTACCATTATATAAGTTTACTTGAAGGAGAACTATAActcaaacacaaattcattaAATATTAGACTTAATATACatctatgtatatatataaaaagtattttatatattaGGTGGGTATCCATGGGTATGGATACATCAATATCCGTACCCGCTCCATTAATAAATGGATAATGAAAATATCCATTAAATAAATTCGTAGGTACCCGTGGGTGCGGGtaattttacccatagcggGTTTTTATCCGCGGGTATCCACGGGCGTGGGTAATTTTGACATCCCTAGTCCCAAtagattttttgttgttgtcaaACACAGTGGATATGTTCCcgtaggataactcaagtggtaggagttgggggacatatgagttgggtagggggaggtcaagggatcgattcctggcgggtgcaattatctttccgatgtcaaaaaaaaaaagacactgGATATTTTAAAAGGGACAACAAAGGTGTACAAGATTTGGTGTTCTATTCTTTTTGTTGGTAAATTGACTGAGGGTTCTAACTTCTGAGTCTAATTGGGCCTTCAGTAAATTGGGCCATACCACATTCACATCTAGCTCAACACGCTCCCAAACATGTAGAACATTTTTGGGCTAGATGGTAAAAGTAATATATAAGAAAATTGAGTGGCAAAAGATACACATAAAGTTATTCTTTAACACttttacacacacacacaaaaaaaaatatatacacacacacactacAAGACACGAGATTGTGTGATGTGGATCCATGCTCAAACTCCATGAATTTTGAAGCTAGTGTTGGAGCTAGCACCTTGCATCCTCATGAACAAGTAGAACAAGGTCGAAATTGTGAAAgctagaagatgatgatggtgatgccACAATCAGCCATAGGAGGAGGGGAATGGTAAGTCATATGGTGAAGAAGAGGCACAAGGAAGGATCCTTGATAATCTTGAAAGGAGTTTTTCTAAGGAAAGAACTTGGAAAAGACACACTCCTCACTAAAATGCCTTATGCATTCAAAATGAACCAAAGTTCTTTAAAATACAAAGGAAGACTCCTAATATAGACCAGAAGGTTGTGCAAGTGCTCATGGGTTAGGCCCATGTTAGCCCAAACCAAGTTAAGACTCACTAATGGATCCTATATAAGTCCAAATTCTATTGGACTGACAAACAATCCCTAAACCCAATCCTAACTCTATATAGGCCTAATATAAAAGTCCAAACTTAAACATAGAGGACCCAAATACAAGTCCAAATTGAAATACAAACACAACCTTTAATCCTATAATggctttgaccaaaaaaaaaatcctataaTGGCCAATACAAGCCCCAAATAAGAAAAGAATAATGTTTCATAcagaggtggagagaggtggaatgaggagagagatatgaagaaaagaaaaagtaagagagagaaaatatgagatgtgataaatgataagaagagagagatagaaataaaaaaatgtgaaaattgagtgtttaaaaatgaagtgtgtatatatcattattgataagaaaatacaaacaaaaacataatattAGAATACTAGCCTATATTGAAATCATGTTTTGAACAATGATTTCAATAGATATTCTAGGACCATTCTTTCTTTGTCAAGCATACATCACTGTGATACATGTATTATAATACCAGTGCTGCTTGGCGGACATTTAGTAATTGGTGGCGGTTTTTGCAGTGCAGTCATTGGCGTAATATCAATGCACAAATCATTATCATATAGTATACCCAAAAGAAACATTAGTTTATGTATATGAAGTGACACTACTTTTCTTGTGCTAAACAATTAAGGACCATATATAAAAAAGGATGAGGATTAATGGCACTCACAACATGCTGGTGGGGTTGGGTGGTCCTGGGGGAATAATTTTCTTGACCACCATAGTAGATAGAAGAGCTGAAGTAGCTAGGCTGAGCCTCCACCATCTCATTCTGATAATTCTTGCAGATTATGCGACTGTTGCTTTCACCTTTATTAGTATTGCTGCTGTGAGTTCCTGAAACCAATCCAAAAGAGTTTCATTAATTACCAAAATTATAAATCCAGACATTAATTCTAAGTGATCATTTAAAGCCACATATACATATGCTCCCAGTTTGTAGACAAGATTTTAGATATATTCTGAATTAAAGAGGTAGTTGTATAGATGCATTAGTTCCATGTAATCCAAATAATTAATATCATTATGCAGAGGAGATTCTGATCGAACCTGGTGCACTGAAGTTTCTGCCTCCCACTACTTGTGTTCTTGATTCTCTTCTCCCAACCTTTATTACAAGTTGAAAAAGAGTAAAAGCTTGAGTATATATatgtaatatgtttatacaatATACATACAAAAGTAGAACTAGAAAATATGAGTAAGAGATGAAAGTGTTGCAAAGAGAAGTCCGACATAGGCAGTATACAATTGACCATTTACATGTTATTTGGTTTCAAAACCATGTACAAGTTATGAGTGTCTTAAAGTAATTTTTGGTCCAAGCACCCTCCCCACCTATCCCAATATTTTGGGCCGGCACTTTTAAATACAACTCGAAGTGTAACACATAttcaacaaaataaacaatgaCTGTGCTGAaagataaacaaaattaagCAGCTTTTTAAGTTTCATAGTTAGTTGTGACTATGATGAAGAAGTTGATTCAAACATGCATATTGTGAGTAACAATAGAAATTTGAGAAGGTGATATATACATACAGGTGGTGGTGGCGAAAACATGGAGCCAAAGAGGCTGGCGGAGGAAGATGAAGTAGTGGAGGAGTCCTTGGGACCAAAAAGATGATCAAAATTCatggttgatgaagaagaatccccTGCTTGTTTTTTCTTGGTATCCATATATATGTATGTTTATAGAGTTGTTATACCAAATAAGCTTAGATGATATTGTCAACCAACAAAGAAAACTAGTACTATGTGGATGAGTATTCCCTTAAGACTAGAGAGAGAGTCAGAGACAAAAAAGGAAGGGTCGGATAAAATTTGAAGCCAAACAAAGCAGATAGAATAAGGGGAAGGAAAAGATAAAGAGATGATGAGCTAGCAGATGTATATATAGGAGAGGCAAAAGGAGCTGTTCTATTTATAAGCCCAAAATAAACACTTAGATATGCATTCACACTCACTCTCTCAATCTCATTTCACAcattttcttttcatatattttttttatcacattataTCTATCATATCTCTGAGACTCTCAATACTCTCTTTTCTATTCCTATATAATTGAATGAGATGTGCAGTGATTATTTTCCAAAATTAAATGTCCATGTGCTCTCATTCCATTTCATCCATTTACGCGGAGAATTTTCTACACAGGTCattgttctttctttttcattttttatttttatttttatatatttatatatttatattttatctcattttcacaCACTTCTTCtttctattttgtttttctACCACATTAAACATTATACTTCTCtactttcttttctcttttatatctCTTCATCTCTCTATGTCTGGGTGGAAATTAGGTGTAAAGAgataattttcctttttttttaaaagaccaTATGGGTCTTGTTATTCAGATTAGAGTTTGATATATTCAAACTTATTTGAATATATCAAACTCTTTCTCTTATTATATCTTGTTCTCTTCCTATCCTATTTCTTTCTCTTATTATATCATGTTCTCTTCCTATCCTATCACCCGAATACGGCCTCTTATGTCTTGTTGTATTCCTAACTCTCTATTAGTGTGAATGGAATGAGTGTaaaccatttttatttttttttataagcgccAATCTTTATTCTCCAGTTTAATTAATGTATTACAACTAAAATTTAATATTCTATATATTATCTCTAGCAAGCAAAATCACACCAGTACAACACTCTTTAGAGTCGTTTGATTGAATATTATGGTCAAGTAGTGTTATTGATTACTTGTAAGAttgataattttatatttataatttattacaaTTTTACTTTATATTTTTACTAAAGCCCCTTTAGCGCATCTCATCATGTCTCCTTCAACCTTCTTCGACAACTTCACCAGCAAACCGCACCAACTCCGGCCAACCACCACAATAGTAGTTGCAGGGTTCCAAACGGT
This is a stretch of genomic DNA from Lotus japonicus ecotype B-129 chromosome 1, LjGifu_v1.2. It encodes these proteins:
- the LOC130733662 gene encoding uncharacterized protein LOC130733662 translates to MDTKKKQAGDSSSSTMNFDHLFGPKDSSTTSSSSASLFGSMFSPPPPVGRRESRTQVVGGRNFSAPGTHSSNTNKGESNSRIICKNYQNEMVEAQPSYFSSSIYYGGQENYSPRTTQPHQHVFKKDKEDGDPNGNDSSSASRGNWWEGSLYY